A portion of the Oryzias melastigma strain HK-1 linkage group LG1, ASM292280v2, whole genome shotgun sequence genome contains these proteins:
- the LOC112157147 gene encoding TBC1 domain family member 24 — MIQVSRTPEFSNFGSMNSFSHISTGQDFGSMATGRRQRSRSQYDSEESKSIESQTQTEEISLRPRSRSFYSFEMSERSADNSMESFLRSSPLRQKANTVFKSLAPKKEEKSGVQVTSRGKKSKLKKHSHSSELNGSKSSAKPMITISELDSWDICSSSGMKYGQFVDWEKIDPESASKYQEILKSEHKELKAMGRQGFFAMPHTLRAKAYYHIIHCFTCSKAEAPDREVYYELAKKLFGEQKLSNHPVPEYMEDGDIPRYCLNKAGLNSVKKILLCIGNYFPEMNYCPILPALVSVMLHFSEDEAECFYSVSRLICYKDTNKRYIDQTFLTYRASCMTFGDIANRCCKGIRKLIASSHQNLFEFYSDWIMWIFADLPFTYAIRVLDVYLLEGYKVLYRVALALLDLYKVSVSSRVADVEDFRTDMKSFVQSVARYCTVEKLLERAFMIPMATRAELNLLFNANKDSLIQKGVSKHQKRQTVETEDFTNFFSSIVTKVEMRVIWAWIPERFALFSPVRLFSTAEHERSLASLYSHVEGHEPVVLIIKTMDEEVFGAFLSTDVSERNKHNTQTPMYFGTGECFVFTLRPSMERYQRAMVNILTRIASPRQMTCVSPQMSGFGSSQMSSPTGIHQNPSNLNMLCSTSLENSLTAKEPKRPKDQHASMFIAGNDRQLIIGGDGGHALCLEGDLEGGCTEPCDTFMSNPLCKGNFQIQSLEVWGIQNSVCSSPSPPPH; from the exons ATGATTCAAGTTTCAAGGACACCAGAGTTCTCCAACTTTGGAAGCATGAATTCATTTTCTCACATTTCCACCGGTCAAGACTTTGGCTCAATGGCAACGGGCAGAAGACAAAGATCACGCTCACAATATGACTCAGAGGAGAGTAAAAGCATTGAATCGCAGACGCAGACAGAGGAAATCAGTCTAAGACCTCGCTCCAG gtcattttacagttttgagatGTCAGAACGGTCTGCAGACAACAGCATGGAAAGCTTTTTAAGGTCCAGTCCTCTGAGGCAGAAAGCAAACACAGTGTTTAAGAGTCTGGCACCAAAGAAGGAAGAAAAGTCTGGAGTTCAGGTCACTTCACGgggaaaaaagtccaaactgaAGAAGCATTCTCACTCTAGCGAGCTCAATG GCAGCAAAAGCAGTGCCAAACCGATGATCACCATCTCAGAGTTGGACAGTTGGGACATCTGCTCGAGTTCTGGGATGAAGTATGGACAGTTTGTGGACTGGGAGAAGATTGATCCTGAATCTGCAAGTAAATACCAGGAGATCCTCAAAAGCGAACATAAAGAACTAAAAGCTATGGGCCGACAGGGATTCTTTGCCATGCCACACACGCTGAGAGCCAAAGCTTACTATCACATCATCCACTGCTTCACTTGCAG caaagCTGAAGCTCCAGACAGAGAAGTCTACTACGAATTGGCCAAGAAGCTTTTTGGCGAGCAGAAACTCAGCAACCATCCGGTCCCAGAGTACATGGAAGATGGAGACATACCGAG ATACTGTCTCAACAAAGCAGGTCTGAACTCTGTCAAAAAGATCCTTCTGTGCATCGGGAACTACTTTCCAGAGATGAACTACTGCCCCATCCTCCCAGCCTTGGTGTCGGTCATGCTCCACTTTAGCGAGGACGAAGCAGAGTGCTTCTACAGCGTGTCGCGGCTCATCTGCTACAAAGACACCAACAAGCGTTACATCGACCAGACCTTCCTCACCTACCGCGCCTCCTGCATGACATTCGGGGACATTGCCAATAGATGTTGCAAAGGCATTCGTAAGCTGATTGCCAGCTCTCACCAGAACCTTTTTGAGTTCTACTCTGACTGGATCATGTGGATATTTGCTGACCTTCCATTCACATATGCCATCAGAGTTCTGGATGTCTACTTACTGGAGGGCTACAAGGTTCTTTACAG AGTGGCTTTGGCTCTATTGGATCTCTACAAAGTATCTGTCTCCTCTCGAGTGGCTGATGTGGAGGACTTCCGAACAGACATGAAAAGTTTTGTTCAGAGCGTGGCTCGCTACTGCACAGTTGAGAAGCTTCTGGAAAGAGCCTTCATGATTCCAATGGCCACCAGGGCCGAGCTCAACCTTCTCTTTAATGCCAACAAGGACTCACTCATCCAGAAAGGTGTCAGCAAACACCAAAAGAG ACAAACAGTGGAGACAGAGGATTTCACCAACTTCTTCTCCAGTATTGTTACGAAAGTAGAGATGAGAGTCATCTGGGCCTGGATTCCTGAGCGATTTGCTCTTTTCAGCCCCGTTCGGCTGTTCAGTACAGCTGAGCATGAAAGAAGTCTTGCTTC GTTATATTCACATGTGGAAGGACATGAACCAGTTGTCCTGATAATCAAAACGATGGACGAAGAG GTGTTTGGGGCGTTCTTGTCAACAGATGTGagtgaaagaaacaaacacaacactCAGACGCCGATGTACTTTGGAACTGGAGAGTGTTTTGTGTTTACG CTTCGTCCCAGCATGGAGCGCTACCAAAGAGCCATGGTCAACATTTTGACAAGAATAGCTTCTCCTCGGCAGATGACCTGTGTCTCTCCTCAGATGTCAGGTTTTGGTAGCTCACAGATGAGCAGCCCAACTGGGATCCACCAAAATCCCAGCAACCTGAACATGCTGTGCTCTACTTCACTGGAGAACTCCCTGACTGCCAAAGAACCCAAGAGACCAAAAGATCAACATGCGTCCATGTTCATCGCAGGAAATGACAGGCAGCTCATTATTG GTGGGGATGGAGGCCATGCCCTGTGCTTGGAAGGAGACTTGGAGGGTGGCTGCACGGAGCCGTGTGACACATTCATGAGCAACCCGCTCTGCAAGGGAAATTTCCAGATCCAGTCCTTGGAGGTTTGGGGCATCCAGAACTCTGTTTGTTCGTCTCCCAGTCCTCCGCCTCATTAG
- the cfap52 gene encoding cilia- and flagella-associated protein 52 — protein sequence MATTTPSIPQLELEAAIGFNGRVPCGLRVHPDQQHLIYPLGCTVILKSIRDDKQEFLHGHTNNVCCISVSKSGTYIASGQITFWGFKATVFIWNYAQRSVHAELNLHKVKVESLAFSPNDKYLVSLGGQDDDSIVVWDIETKQAICWSTASSRIAGPCLVVQYSNTNDNIFVSAGSGTIRVWELDNRNIRFTDCKIGKLQRNVKCVEISKDDQFIFCGTTTGDFLKINLRTGLLSDCGPVKAKHNLGVVALKVLESGDLLVGSGSGVLSLCSKTNFKTLRRIQLEKEVTSITVKDTEQKFYAGTEAGCIFRISFNDFEAELVYTSHCGAVKDVVMPFGTSELFATCSDDDIRLWRIDKPKELLRISVPKATCNALDFMLDGRSLISAWSNCTIRVNGPESGRPMIIINDAHKMGVTAVAGTRDCKRIVSGGGDGEVRVWELLPHGSRLVEGMKKHKATVSSVKIKSTDEECVSVGVDGVCVIWDLERFVSLQVMIANTMFRAVCYHPEEHLIITSGTDKKVTYWDVYDGSIIRNLEGSLSGPINAMHITKDGSHFVTGGDDKLVKVWTFMEGLVTHVGTAHGGSITSLKICSNNRILVSTSADGGILRWKFPHPPKL from the exons ATGGCGACCACAACTCCCAGCATTCCTCAGCTGGAGCTGGAAGCTGCCATTGGATTTAACG GCCGTGTTCCCTGTGGCCTGAGAGTCCATCCAGACCAACAACATCTCATCTATCCTCTGGGATGCACTGTGATTCTGAAGAGCATCCGTGATGACAAACAGGAGTTCCTGCACGGACACACCAACAACGTGTGCTGCATCTCTGTGTCCAAAAGTGGAACCTACATTGCCTCTGGACAAATCACCTTTTGGGGATTTAAG gcaACAGTTTTTATCTGGAACTATGCACAAAGATCTGTCCACGCTGAGCTGAATCTTCACAAGGTCAAGGTTGAATCTCTGGCCTTTTCTCCCAACGACAAATACTTGGTATCCTTAGGAGGTCAAGACGATGACAG CATTGTTGTTTGGGACATTGAGACCAAACAGGCCATCTGCTGGAGCACGGCATCGTCTCGAATCGCCGGGCCCTGCCTCGTAGTGCAATACTCAAACACAAATGATAACATATTTGTTTCTGCTGGGAG TGGAACAATACGAGTTTGGGAATTGGACAACAGAAATATTAGATTCACAGATTGTAAAATAGGAAAACTTCAGAGGAATGTCAAATGTGTGGAG ATCTCAAAAGACGATCAATTCATTTTCTGTGGAACAACCACTGGAGACTTCCTCAAAATcaacctcagaactggacttctGAGTGACTGTGGTCCagttaaagcaaaacacaacCTT GGTGTTGTTGCTCTCAAAGTGCTGGAATCTGGGGACCTCCTCGTGGGTTCTGGATCTGGAGTCTTATCTTTGTGctccaaaacaaactttaaaactcttaG GAGGATCCAGCTGGAGAAAGAAGTGACTTCCATCACGGTCAAAGACACAGAACAGAAGTTCTATGCTGGCACAGAAGCTGGCTGTATTTTCCGCATCAGCTTTAATGACTTTGAAGCTGAACTGGTTTACACCAGCCACTGCGGTGCTGTGAAAGACGTGGTCATGCCTTT TGGAACATCTGAACTATTTGCAACCTGCTCTGATGACGACATCCGACTGTGGCGCATAGACAAACCCAAAGAGCTTCTCCGCATCAGTGTCCCTAAAGCAACCTGCAATGCCCTGGACTTCATGCTTGACGGGCGCAGCCTCATTAGTG cttggaGCAACTGTACGATTCGTGTTAATGGTCCTGAAAGTGGACGACCAATGATCATAATCAACGACGCACACAAGATGGGGGTAACAGCCGTCGCCGGCACCAGAGACTGCAAAAGGATTGTCAGTGGAGGGGGGGATGGAGAG GTGCGTGTTTGGGAGCTGCTGCCACATGGCTCTCGGTTGGTGGAGGGCATGAAAAAGCACAAAGCCACCGTCTCCAGTGTCAAAATCAAGTCTACCGACGAAGAGTGTGTCAGTGTCGGCGTTGATGGAGTCTGCGTTATCTGGGACTTAGA GCGGTTCGTCAGCCTTCAGGTGATGATCGCAAACACGATGTTTCGGGCGGTGTGCTATCACCCAGAGGAGCACCTGATCATCACCAGTGGAACCGACAAAAAG GTCACGTACTGGGACGTGTACGACGGTTCCATCATCCGAAATCTGGAAGGCTCCCTGTCCGGCCCCATCAACGCCATGCACATCACGAAGGACGGCAGTCATTTTGTGACGG GTGGAGATGACAAGCTGGTGAAAGTGTGGACCTTCATGGAAGGCTTGGTCACCCACGTGGGGACTGCCCACGGCGGCAGCATCACCAGTTTGAAGATCTGCTCTAACAATCGCATTCTCGTCAGCACCAGCGCAGATGGAGGCATCCTGCGATGGAAGTTCCCTCATCCTCCCAAACTGTAA